Within Microbaculum marinisediminis, the genomic segment ATTCGATCAACGCGAAGGCGATGTCGCGCCAGCGCCAGCGGGCGGCATGGCCGCAGCCGTCGACGTCGCGGCCGGCGGTGACGCTTGTCAGCTCGCCGTCGCCGAAGCTGACGTCGATCAGCGTGTCCGTTCCGGTCCAGCCCCAGGCCGTGCTGTAACGGGCGAAGGACAGGCTCGCGATGCCGCCGATCTCGCCGGTTTCGACCAGATAGAGCCGCGAGGCCACGCGGCCGCCGGTCGCGGTGCAGGGCACGCCATAGAGAACGGCGGTATCGGACAGGCGCACGGTGAGGGCCTCGGTCCGCGCCATCAGCGGGC encodes:
- a CDS encoding DUF1176 domain-containing protein, which translates into the protein GLSSAIDGGQGQRGLPNNVLAQHYGVHGCEDLDSPLMARTEALTVRLSDTAVLYGVPCTATGGRVASRLYLVETGEIGGIASLSFARYSTAWGWTGTDTLIDVSFGDGELTSVTAGRDVDGCGHAARWRWRDIAFALIEYRYRETCTGSDDPKTWPVVFALDQ